In Iodobacter fluviatilis, one DNA window encodes the following:
- a CDS encoding nucleotidyltransferase family protein: protein MIQHEAQFKELISNSGWINLAIDIAGTLALPNYYIAGGVVAQVIWNQLTGQEIHSHIKDVDVIYFDASESKALRAEREASFMALSKNQFLLDMTNQAFVHKWCSNQSGGQVKPLTSAEQGIDTWLSAFAVGIRGRDYQIYAPYGLTDLFSMQLRPNSLQMGEAVYLKMVESYTQRWPKLMAEPWL from the coding sequence TTGATTCAGCACGAAGCGCAATTTAAAGAATTAATTTCAAATTCAGGCTGGATTAATCTGGCTATTGATATTGCAGGGACGCTTGCCTTACCCAATTACTATATTGCAGGCGGTGTTGTGGCTCAGGTGATTTGGAATCAGCTGACCGGGCAGGAAATTCATTCGCATATTAAAGATGTAGATGTGATTTATTTTGATGCCAGCGAATCTAAGGCGCTGCGTGCAGAAAGAGAAGCATCGTTTATGGCTTTATCCAAAAATCAATTCTTGCTGGATATGACAAATCAAGCCTTTGTGCATAAATGGTGTAGCAATCAATCAGGTGGGCAAGTTAAACCATTGACGAGCGCCGAGCAGGGCATCGATACGTGGCTGTCTGCTTTTGCGGTTGGAATAAGGGGCCGTGATTATCAAATCTATGCGCCCTATGGTTTAACAGATTTATTTTCGATGCAGCTTCGGCCTAATTCATTACAGATGGGGGAGGCCGTCTATTTAAAAATGGTGGAGAGTTATACCCAGCGCTGGCCAAAATTAATGGCTGAACCTTGGCTGTAG
- a CDS encoding nuclear transport factor 2 family protein, with amino-acid sequence MQSLSPADVIQRQLDAYNAKNVDAWLATYAADAQQFTLHGELLAAGHAAIRSRVLSRFAEPDLYAKLLQRTVMGPIVVDYERITRNFPEGKGTVEMLCVYEVADGLIQKVSFAFGEPLLMVPGA; translated from the coding sequence ATGCAATCACTTAGTCCTGCCGATGTTATTCAACGCCAGCTTGATGCTTATAACGCCAAAAATGTCGATGCTTGGCTTGCAACTTATGCCGCAGATGCGCAGCAGTTTACCCTGCATGGCGAGCTGCTGGCTGCGGGGCATGCGGCGATCCGCTCGCGGGTTCTTAGCCGATTTGCTGAGCCGGATTTATACGCCAAGCTTTTGCAGCGCACGGTAATGGGGCCCATTGTGGTGGATTATGAGCGGATTACGCGTAATTTCCCCGAGGGGAAAGGCACGGTAGAAATGCTTTGCGTTTACGAGGTGGCCGATGGACTCATTCAGAAGGTTTCCTTTGCTTTTGGAGAGCCGCTGCTGATGGTGCCTGGCGCATAG
- a CDS encoding GNAT family N-acetyltransferase, with protein sequence MFVVERLQQQDLSAAKEIHAVQMAAYAQESELIGAKHFPPLNTTLDDILRSNEHFFGITDEGELRAVISLYEMNICSLVVAPNHQRKGLATCLLKFAIEQGHELTVMTSVKNTPALALYAAYGFTEYQRCFKGTGALELVFLRRGSATR encoded by the coding sequence ATGTTTGTTGTAGAGCGATTGCAGCAGCAGGACCTGAGCGCGGCCAAAGAAATCCATGCGGTACAAATGGCGGCTTATGCTCAGGAGTCTGAGCTGATTGGTGCAAAACACTTTCCGCCTTTAAACACCACGCTTGATGATATTTTACGAAGCAATGAGCATTTCTTTGGCATTACTGATGAAGGCGAGTTGCGGGCTGTAATCAGCCTGTATGAAATGAATATCTGCTCTTTAGTCGTGGCCCCAAATCATCAGCGTAAAGGCCTGGCAACTTGTTTATTAAAGTTTGCAATTGAGCAAGGGCATGAGTTGACGGTCATGACTTCAGTTAAAAATACACCCGCTTTAGCTTTATATGCCGCATATGGTTTTACGGAGTACCAACGCTGCTTTAAAGGCACGGGAGCCTTAGAGTTGGTTTTTTTACGGCGTGGGTCTGCGACCCGATAG
- a CDS encoding GGDEF domain-containing protein, whose translation MKLFLTALLSILSLFSPVLANDKVTLQLKWEHAFQFAGYYAAKELGFYEQAGLNVDIKPALPGTDPMVEVVSGRAEYATGTSSLLLARKMGKPLVVLAVILQHSPFVLIAIEKSSSQSVHFLNDKRLMIEPLAEELLAYLKREGIALDSLKLVAHNFKTDSLMGGSVDAISAYLTNEPYILDKAGIKYQIYTPRSAGIDFYGDNLFTSEQEIEQHPERVKAFRAASLRGWEYAMAHSDEIIQMILRKYANSRNQAQLEFEATQMAELMRADLIAVGYMNPGRWRHIADTYAEIGMLPNGFSLKGFLYDEHPKVDVSWIYRLLGISLSLLVLVGSIALYIHYLNGRLAKALAEVRLTEQRLKVFSTVIEQSPTPVLITSPDRVIEYVNPKFSEETGYAPDEVLGRTPGFLRADDVDESAYVEMWSHLVRGHRWAGELLTKRKSGEQCWEEAHVGPVKDGSGVITHFVAMLLDIHERKQIHQQLAHSAHYDMLTQLPNRILLFERISQALSRAKRNQSKLAILFIDLDKFKPVNDLHGHATGDLLLEESAQRMLGCLRDSDTVGRIGGDEFMVLLPEINSENDARAVAEKIREALKQTFILAEKSLAISSCIGIALFPDHGTNVAELAKNADAAMYQAKALGGDGVSVYVPPLLS comes from the coding sequence ATGAAACTTTTTTTAACCGCTTTGCTGAGTATTTTGAGCCTATTCTCGCCTGTGTTGGCGAATGATAAGGTGACGCTGCAATTAAAGTGGGAGCATGCCTTTCAGTTTGCGGGGTATTACGCAGCAAAAGAGCTGGGTTTTTATGAGCAGGCTGGTCTGAATGTAGACATTAAGCCTGCCTTGCCAGGCACAGATCCCATGGTTGAGGTTGTATCCGGGCGCGCTGAATATGCCACCGGCACCAGCAGCCTTTTGCTGGCCCGCAAAATGGGCAAGCCCCTTGTTGTTTTGGCCGTCATTTTGCAGCACTCCCCCTTTGTGCTGATTGCCATTGAAAAATCATCTTCACAAAGTGTTCACTTTTTAAACGATAAACGGCTGATGATTGAGCCGCTTGCAGAAGAACTGCTCGCCTATTTAAAGCGGGAAGGTATTGCGCTGGATAGCCTGAAGTTAGTTGCCCATAATTTTAAGACGGATTCACTGATGGGGGGCAGTGTAGATGCCATTTCTGCCTATCTGACTAATGAGCCCTATATTCTGGATAAGGCGGGTATTAAATACCAGATTTACACACCGCGCTCTGCCGGTATTGATTTTTATGGCGATAATCTGTTTACCAGCGAGCAAGAAATTGAGCAGCATCCCGAGCGGGTAAAGGCTTTCAGGGCGGCCAGCCTACGGGGCTGGGAATACGCCATGGCGCATTCCGATGAAATCATTCAAATGATTTTAAGAAAATATGCTAATTCTAGGAATCAGGCCCAGCTTGAATTTGAAGCCACACAAATGGCTGAGCTAATGCGGGCGGATCTGATTGCTGTGGGCTATATGAACCCTGGCCGATGGCGGCATATTGCCGATACCTACGCCGAGATTGGGATGTTGCCCAATGGTTTTTCTCTGAAAGGTTTTTTGTACGATGAACACCCTAAAGTCGATGTTTCTTGGATTTACAGGCTGCTTGGCATTTCATTAAGCCTGTTGGTGCTGGTGGGATCTATTGCGCTTTATATTCATTACCTGAATGGCAGGCTGGCTAAAGCGCTGGCAGAAGTCCGTCTTACAGAGCAGCGTTTAAAAGTTTTTTCTACTGTGATTGAACAAAGCCCGACCCCCGTTTTAATTACTAGCCCCGATCGGGTGATTGAGTATGTAAACCCTAAATTTTCTGAAGAAACAGGCTATGCACCCGATGAAGTACTTGGCAGAACGCCTGGTTTTTTGCGCGCGGACGATGTGGATGAATCAGCCTACGTAGAAATGTGGAGCCATCTGGTAAGAGGGCATCGCTGGGCGGGGGAGCTGCTGACCAAGCGTAAATCGGGTGAGCAGTGCTGGGAAGAAGCTCATGTGGGGCCGGTAAAGGATGGCAGTGGAGTGATTACGCATTTTGTGGCCATGTTGCTGGATATTCATGAGCGTAAACAGATACACCAGCAGCTTGCACACTCCGCGCATTACGATATGCTGACGCAATTACCTAACCGTATTCTTTTATTCGAAAGAATCAGCCAAGCCCTCAGCAGGGCAAAACGTAACCAAAGCAAGCTGGCTATCTTATTTATTGACCTAGATAAATTCAAACCGGTTAATGATCTTCACGGCCATGCCACCGGAGATTTGCTGCTGGAAGAATCAGCACAAAGAATGCTGGGCTGCCTGCGGGATTCGGATACCGTAGGGCGAATAGGCGGCGATGAATTTATGGTGCTTCTGCCTGAAATCAATAGTGAAAACGACGCCCGGGCTGTGGCAGAAAAAATACGCGAAGCACTGAAGCAAACCTTTATTCTTGCAGAAAAATCCCTCGCCATCTCATCCTGCATCGGCATCGCCCTATTCCCCGATCACGGCACAAATGTGGCTGAACTGGCTAAAAATGCAGATGCAGCCATGTATCAGGCTAAAGCTTTGGGTGGGGATGGGGTGAGTGTGTATGTACCGCCTTTATTGAGTTAA
- a CDS encoding DUF695 domain-containing protein, with translation MSGNWDFYLCQVENKPASMFVDLDIAAPVDGFAVMGYIRIFMNSPREDGLSSQEESATLNQIEDHIAQLVNDNVLYVGRCTKDGSRDFILYLKEADLWAEKAGKVMETFPEYEYETGIQDDRDWSVYLNYLSPSQKDRQIINNRRICSTLKKHGDALDQARDLDHWAYFPDVKSRAVFIEKVSASGFLIEKLIEPDDEYPEYGVKLKRSDIPSHDHIDQITLPLFHLAAELGGKYDGWATYLVS, from the coding sequence GTGTCGGGTAATTGGGACTTTTATCTGTGCCAGGTAGAAAATAAGCCTGCTTCAATGTTTGTTGATCTGGATATTGCAGCGCCTGTTGATGGCTTTGCCGTGATGGGCTATATCCGGATATTTATGAATTCACCCCGCGAAGATGGCTTGTCCAGCCAGGAAGAATCTGCCACTTTAAATCAAATAGAAGATCATATTGCACAGCTTGTTAATGACAATGTGCTATATGTGGGCCGCTGCACTAAGGATGGCAGTCGTGATTTTATTTTATATTTAAAAGAGGCAGATTTATGGGCGGAAAAGGCCGGGAAAGTAATGGAGACCTTCCCGGAGTATGAATACGAGACCGGGATTCAGGATGACAGGGATTGGTCGGTTTATCTGAATTATCTTTCCCCGTCTCAAAAAGACAGGCAAATTATTAATAACCGCCGTATATGCAGCACTTTAAAAAAACACGGGGATGCTTTGGATCAGGCCAGAGACCTTGATCATTGGGCGTATTTTCCCGATGTAAAGTCAAGAGCGGTATTTATTGAAAAAGTATCTGCATCAGGTTTTTTGATTGAAAAACTGATTGAGCCTGATGATGAATACCCAGAATATGGCGTTAAATTAAAGCGCAGTGACATACCAAGCCATGATCATATTGATCAGATTACCTTGCCTTTATTTCATCTTGCTGCCGAATTGGGGGGTAAATACGATGGATGGGCAACATACCTTGTCAGCTGA
- a CDS encoding DJ-1/PfpI family protein: MKLVAVLLYPGCIFLEIAAAVELLAKHARVQYFTPDGGPHVSSNGACMMAVGSYADLAVLTMDAVLLPGGNPDSIMELRLANECLQAAYAKGAVLAGICAGALVIAASGLLAGRRATHTYTAEFALSQLVNFVAPLWQGVIYERANAVRDGRLITAQPWAVFEFAALIGEALGLLGKEERAKYLAYYQQGSLV; this comes from the coding sequence ATGAAGCTTGTTGCAGTGTTACTTTATCCTGGCTGTATTTTCTTGGAGATTGCCGCTGCCGTGGAGCTGCTTGCTAAGCATGCTAGGGTGCAATATTTTACGCCCGATGGCGGGCCTCATGTGTCGTCCAATGGTGCGTGCATGATGGCGGTGGGCTCTTATGCCGATTTGGCTGTGCTGACAATGGATGCGGTGTTGCTGCCAGGGGGAAACCCAGATTCGATTATGGAATTAAGGCTGGCGAATGAATGCCTGCAAGCGGCTTATGCCAAAGGGGCTGTGCTGGCAGGGATTTGCGCAGGGGCTTTAGTGATTGCTGCAAGCGGCTTATTAGCAGGGCGGCGCGCTACGCATACATACACCGCCGAGTTTGCGCTGTCACAGCTCGTGAATTTTGTGGCCCCCCTATGGCAGGGGGTTATTTACGAGCGGGCAAATGCGGTGAGAGATGGGCGCTTAATAACGGCTCAGCCTTGGGCGGTGTTTGAGTTTGCGGCCTTAATTGGTGAAGCTTTGGGTTTGTTGGGCAAGGAAGAGCGGGCTAAATATCTGGCTTATTATCAGCAGGGCAGTTTGGTCTAA
- a CDS encoding DUF523 domain-containing protein yields MQYVLVSACLLGRPVRYNGVAAASDHPLLAVWNKEGRLIVVCPEVAAGLPVPRPPAEIMAMQSGWDVLQGKAQVLESSGRDVSRAFVSGAKQALAVAKGKNIQIAILKEGSPSCGSSFIYDGSFTGTKHPQAGVTATLLQDAGIRVFSELELDEAAAYLKGLEAEISNENGQRNGMKITE; encoded by the coding sequence ATGCAATATGTATTAGTCAGCGCCTGTTTATTGGGGCGGCCAGTTCGGTATAACGGCGTTGCAGCAGCGAGCGATCACCCTCTGTTGGCGGTTTGGAATAAGGAGGGCAGGCTCATTGTGGTATGCCCCGAAGTGGCTGCAGGCCTGCCTGTTCCCCGCCCTCCGGCTGAAATCATGGCCATGCAAAGTGGCTGGGATGTATTGCAGGGCAAGGCGCAGGTGCTGGAATCAAGTGGCAGGGATGTGAGCCGAGCTTTTGTGAGTGGCGCTAAGCAGGCCTTGGCTGTCGCAAAAGGAAAAAATATTCAAATCGCCATTTTAAAAGAAGGCAGCCCATCCTGTGGCTCGTCTTTTATTTACGATGGCAGCTTCACCGGCACTAAGCACCCACAAGCGGGCGTGACTGCTACTCTGCTGCAAGATGCTGGGATTCGGGTATTCAGCGAGCTGGAGCTGGACGAGGCGGCTGCATATTTAAAGGGCTTAGAGGCAGAGATTTCTAATGAAAATGGCCAGCGTAATGGTATGAAAATCACAGAGTAA
- a CDS encoding GNAT family N-acetyltransferase: MDFEIKKATQDHCLSIAQIHVLSWQHAYCDLLPSDYLAQLSVEKRAETWRNALKTSSSQVLVAQSGDGLLGFISFAPCRDEDAASDQAEIWSLYVSPAYWAAGVGLALYTAAKERIQDQGFKALSLWVLAGNQRALQFYAKAGFAPDLSKTFELAGVELQELRLVQGLT; encoded by the coding sequence ATGGATTTTGAAATTAAAAAAGCCACACAGGACCATTGCCTGAGCATCGCTCAAATCCATGTGTTGTCTTGGCAGCATGCCTATTGCGATTTATTGCCTAGTGATTATCTGGCGCAATTATCAGTCGAAAAACGCGCAGAAACGTGGCGCAATGCGTTGAAGACTAGCAGCAGCCAAGTTTTAGTAGCTCAGTCTGGTGATGGGCTGTTGGGTTTTATCTCCTTTGCCCCCTGCCGGGACGAAGATGCTGCAAGCGATCAGGCAGAAATCTGGAGTTTGTATGTTAGCCCCGCTTACTGGGCAGCAGGTGTGGGGCTAGCCTTGTATACCGCGGCTAAGGAGCGGATTCAGGATCAGGGCTTTAAAGCGCTGAGCCTTTGGGTGCTTGCGGGTAATCAGCGGGCGCTGCAGTTTTATGCCAAGGCGGGCTTTGCGCCGGATCTATCCAAGACGTTTGAGCTGGCAGGGGTAGAGCTGCAAGAATTGCGCTTAGTGCAGGGACTTACGTGA
- a CDS encoding OsmC family protein, with product MSQHTAEILWLRGEEDFLSNRYSRKHLLRFDGGLEVPGSSSPHVVPLPMSDAAALDPEEAFIASLSSCHMLWFLSIAAQRKFCVDRYFDAATGEMAKNAAGKKWLAVVTLRPEVSFSGARQPTQTELVQMHNQAHEECFIANSVKSEVRCQPVWRT from the coding sequence ATGTCACAGCACACCGCAGAAATTCTTTGGCTTCGGGGGGAGGAGGATTTCCTCAGCAATCGCTACAGCAGAAAACATCTGCTGCGCTTTGATGGCGGCTTAGAAGTCCCCGGCTCATCATCGCCGCATGTGGTGCCCTTGCCGATGTCTGATGCTGCGGCACTGGATCCGGAAGAAGCTTTTATTGCTTCGCTTTCCAGCTGCCATATGCTGTGGTTTTTATCGATTGCGGCACAAAGAAAATTTTGTGTAGATCGCTACTTTGATGCCGCTACAGGTGAAATGGCTAAAAATGCAGCAGGAAAAAAATGGCTGGCGGTGGTCACACTTAGGCCGGAAGTGAGCTTCTCAGGGGCGCGCCAGCCTACCCAGACAGAGCTAGTCCAAATGCACAACCAAGCACATGAAGAGTGCTTTATCGCCAACTCGGTTAAATCAGAAGTGCGCTGCCAGCCGGTGTGGAGAACGTGA